GAGGACACTGAACTCGACCTCTCGGTGCGCTTCACCTACTTCATCCTCAAGCAGCACGCCTGGTCTGCCCCCGGTACCGACCTGGGCACCGACGAGATCGCCCGGCTCCTCGGCCGCAGCACCGGGCAGGCCTACCGGAACCTGCTGGCCCTGGTGGACGCCGGCCTGCTCTCGATTGATGCCCGCGCCCCGGACGGCCAGCCCGACACCTTCATCCTCGAGCCCCTGGAGGAGCGCTACCGCGAGCGTCCGCCGGGGCCCGAAGCGAAGGGCAACCGCCCGATCCCGTTCCGCCGCCGCCCGGGCACCGACGACAACCGGGGCGCCGTTCTGCCGCTCATGACCCCGGAGCGGAGAGCCTACGAGGAGCGCCTCGCCGCCGGCCTGCCCCCTGGGGTCCCGGCGAAACCGATCGATCCCCACCTGCGGGAACTGGGCCTCGCCCGCTCCCGGGCCTTGCGCCGGCAGCTCCAGCAGCCCAACTCCTAACGCCGACCGGGACTCGTACACAGGCTTGTCCACATGTGTTGACAAGTGCGGCTTCCCTCAGAGGCGATCAGAGTAGGCCAGACGGGTGCTGAGCCCCGTCCCGGTGGGGGAACCAACGCGATGGTGCCCTGAACTTTCCAGGACCTTCTGCCGGCGACGAGGCGTGCGCCGGCCCGGGTCTCTGTGAACCGATATGGTCGGTATAGCAAGATCGCGGGGATTGTAGGGCGGTCGATTCGCCCCCAAACGCGTGCGAAGTGACCTCATAGGCCCCCCTGTCAGATCCCGGGGCCGCCGTGGCGGTCAGGCCGTGAGCCCCACCTCGGCGGCGACCAGCTCCAAGCCCTCGATGCCGAGCTGGAGCAACTCGTCGAGCGGCACCCCGATGCTCTCCTCGCAGCCCCGGATCTCGTCCCGGTTCACCCCCGGGGCGAAGGAGCGCTCCTTCAGCTTCTTCCTGCACGACGAGACCTTCATGCCGGCCACCTTCTCCGGCCGCACCAGGGCGCAGGCCACCAGGAACCCAGTTACCGCGTCGGCGGGCACGATCGCCCTCGAGACCAGGTCGGTGCGGTACTGCTCGTGGGCGTGGGCCAGCACGGCGTTGACGATCTGCTCGTCGATGCCCGCCTCCCGCAGCCAGCCCGCGCCGACGTAGGCGTGGCGCTCGAGGTCGTCGTGGGTCTGGTCCATGTCGATGTCGTGGAAGAGTCCCACCAGGGCCCACCGGTCCTCGTCCTCGCCGAAGTGGCGGGCGAGGCGGCGCATGACACCCCCCACCGTGATGAGGTG
The nucleotide sequence above comes from Actinomycetota bacterium. Encoded proteins:
- a CDS encoding HD domain-containing protein, which gives rise to MGGGCAQAVRGKFLSRAGRHTGALTDYADALDLVRSKAEKDITVRHLITVGGVMRRLARHFGEDEDRWALVGLFHDIDMDQTHDDLERHAYVGAGWLREAGIDEQIVNAVLAHAHEQYRTDLVSRAIVPADAVTGFLVACALVRPEKVAGMKVSSCRKKLKERSFAPGVNRDEIRGCEESIGVPLDELLQLGIEGLELVAAEVGLTA